A single Halobaculum sp. MBLA0147 DNA region contains:
- a CDS encoding winged helix-turn-helix transcriptional regulator encodes MVFESVRELVAPKRTLEVLQLLAEDGPLRFGELEDSVDTSSDTLTQSLTTLVEYDLIDREERNRRNVSYRVTEFGGDVLSQVRSLETDLEPDETPSDDGL; translated from the coding sequence ATGGTGTTCGAGTCCGTCCGCGAGCTCGTCGCGCCGAAACGGACACTCGAAGTTCTCCAGCTACTGGCAGAGGACGGGCCGCTCAGGTTCGGCGAACTCGAAGACTCCGTCGACACGTCCTCGGACACGCTCACACAGAGTCTGACGACACTCGTCGAGTACGATCTGATCGACCGCGAAGAGAGGAACCGACGGAACGTCTCGTACCGCGTGACCGAGTTCGGCGGTGACGTCTTGTCACAGGTCCGGAGCTTGGAGACCGATCTCGAACCGGACGAGACCCCGTCCGACGACGGATTGTGA
- a CDS encoding queuine tRNA-ribosyltransferase tRNA-guanine transglycosylase, with translation MRFYVPEWDDAVDAAYDFHNDDLSTLDKSERERAFIWDVFDRETTPIDGVLISREQVESSSTKFERLTTNGVYDDPELAIPDWLPTISDCGAWGYKSLPFPPYGNEGMLTFYDELDVSTGVTIDHLVLGSGKEEGRLYVDERAFGEHLTVDDIPDEFTASVDVMADTWPTEWPSYVDEYEPSITGVDNPEQFRANAFEGSVDSVLTRLADDPRAVYRTDDEQFRYDLTLRNAREMADHYDSDSHDFRLMAAFQGWDPESYAQAAETVLELGYDYVGMGGLAGSPASVVRDVVAEVGTVIDDFERREGTRIDNHLFGFAKTDAFDTIGRGGVTSFDSASMLRAAWTGGKNYHLDADEKFDAIRVRYGAPGESLSTTVEKSLQGYELMQALRAYDAETAINEAVSEWVPEARETLTALTTYLDDHRHDDRYDQTRIRDTTEVFREDFAYGAEVQGFFGEQFRKRVVKLLRADDPDDSLAWHDYLEVIETASTELETAPWTADAVAEVSSDGSSPASFDHLWPVVESYAELDSVDDTDKLDGYRRTLRRRPWDECDCPLCTEHGVEIAVFRGNDRNRRRGFHNTYRFYRQLERDLPAILVATTRPAPVEADTTEAELQSERPTFWEAVHDLPVAEVAVLDDGVHEWWADPDGEGLTGPTPLDRYTTVFLYDPDDTATVGSSTRNPSVERFGDPSALRSAVLDHLGYDDDYLPRRTVQQGLGDY, from the coding sequence GTGAGATTCTACGTACCCGAGTGGGACGACGCGGTCGACGCCGCGTACGATTTCCACAACGACGACCTCTCTACGCTCGACAAGAGTGAGCGCGAACGGGCGTTCATCTGGGATGTCTTCGATCGCGAGACCACTCCGATCGACGGTGTGTTGATCTCGCGTGAACAGGTGGAGTCGTCGAGCACGAAGTTCGAGCGGCTCACGACGAACGGCGTGTACGACGACCCCGAACTGGCGATCCCAGACTGGCTACCGACGATCAGTGACTGCGGTGCATGGGGGTACAAATCACTCCCGTTCCCGCCGTACGGCAACGAGGGGATGCTCACCTTCTACGACGAGCTTGATGTCTCGACCGGTGTCACGATCGATCACCTCGTCCTTGGGTCTGGGAAGGAAGAAGGTAGGCTGTACGTCGACGAGCGGGCGTTCGGTGAGCACCTCACCGTCGACGACATCCCAGACGAGTTCACCGCGAGTGTCGACGTGATGGCGGACACGTGGCCTACGGAGTGGCCGTCGTATGTCGACGAGTACGAGCCCTCTATTACTGGAGTCGACAACCCAGAGCAGTTCCGCGCGAACGCGTTCGAAGGCTCGGTCGACAGCGTCCTGACGCGTCTGGCGGACGATCCCCGAGCGGTGTACCGAACCGACGACGAACAGTTCCGGTACGACCTCACGCTCCGGAACGCCCGCGAGATGGCCGACCACTACGACTCGGACAGCCACGACTTCCGACTGATGGCGGCGTTCCAAGGCTGGGACCCCGAGTCGTATGCACAAGCGGCTGAGACGGTCCTCGAGTTGGGATACGACTACGTCGGCATGGGTGGGCTCGCCGGGAGTCCAGCGAGCGTCGTTCGTGACGTTGTCGCCGAAGTCGGCACCGTGATCGACGACTTCGAGCGTCGGGAAGGTACCCGGATCGACAACCACCTCTTCGGGTTCGCGAAGACAGACGCATTCGACACGATCGGTCGCGGTGGTGTGACGAGTTTTGATAGTGCGAGCATGCTCCGTGCGGCGTGGACGGGGGGAAAGAACTACCACCTGGACGCCGACGAGAAGTTCGACGCGATCAGGGTTCGCTACGGCGCCCCCGGTGAGTCACTCTCGACGACGGTCGAGAAGTCGCTGCAAGGGTACGAACTGATGCAGGCTCTCAGAGCGTACGACGCCGAGACGGCCATCAACGAGGCCGTCAGCGAGTGGGTTCCGGAGGCTCGGGAGACACTCACCGCACTGACGACGTACCTCGACGACCACCGGCACGACGACCGGTACGACCAGACGCGGATCCGGGACACGACCGAGGTGTTTCGTGAGGACTTCGCGTACGGCGCTGAGGTGCAGGGGTTCTTCGGGGAACAGTTCCGCAAGCGCGTGGTGAAACTTCTCCGTGCCGACGACCCGGACGACTCACTCGCCTGGCACGACTACCTCGAGGTGATCGAGACGGCGAGTACGGAACTGGAAACTGCGCCGTGGACCGCTGACGCCGTCGCAGAGGTCTCCTCCGACGGGAGTAGCCCTGCCAGTTTCGACCACCTCTGGCCGGTCGTCGAGTCGTACGCGGAACTCGACTCCGTCGACGACACGGACAAACTCGACGGCTACCGGCGAACGCTTCGTCGGCGCCCCTGGGACGAGTGTGACTGTCCGTTGTGTACGGAACACGGCGTCGAGATCGCCGTCTTCCGTGGGAACGATCGGAATCGTCGGCGCGGGTTCCACAACACCTACCGATTCTACCGACAACTCGAACGAGACCTCCCCGCCATCCTCGTCGCGACCACGCGCCCGGCCCCAGTGGAGGCAGACACGACCGAGGCGGAACTCCAGTCGGAACGACCCACGTTCTGGGAGGCAGTACACGATCTCCCGGTGGCTGAAGTGGCTGTCCTCGACGACGGAGTCCACGAGTGGTGGGCCGACCCGGACGGTGAGGGACTCACCGGTCCGACTCCCCTGGACCGATACACGACGGTGTTCCTGTACGATCCAGACGACACGGCAACTGTGGGGTCTTCGACCCGTAATCCATCCGTCGAGCGGTTCGGTGACCCGTCGGCACTCAGGAGTGCGGTGTTGGATCACCTCGGATACGACGACGACTACCTCCCCCGGAGAACCGTCCAACAGGGGTTGGGTGACTACTGA